Part of the Gramella sp. Hel_I_59 genome, TTGGTTCCCTGATTAATTTTAGCATAGAAAGCTGCTTTTGGATTGTTATAAACTCCAAAATTTAAATACTCCGGGATCGTCACGCTTATATTCAGTTTGTCAATAGGAATTGTATACTGCAAATTGATACGATCCATCGAGGTCGTGATCCGGTCGCTGATTTTCTTATACTCATATTCGATCACCGTTCCCTCTTTTACCGCAGGCATGGTGAACGTAGTAAGCTCACGATATTTACTTGCCTCATTCTCATAAATATCCTTACGATCGAGCTTGGTTTCCTTAACTTTTCCGTTTTCAAGGTTGTAACTAACTCCCTTTACTCCAGAAACGTTTTCCTCGTAACCTCCTTTATAGGCACTGATCTTATGCGTTGCCCAGTCGAAACCATCTTTGCTGTAGATCTTAATACGTTCGTGATATTCAGTTACCACAAAAAAGCCGGTGTTTGGCTTATAATCATAGTATGTACGCTGATATTTATATAAAACGGCAGCATTCGCATCAGGATCTTTGTCGTGTTGTTTCTGGGCAACTTCACTTTTAGATACTTTTCCGAATTTATAATTCTGGGCATAGGTCGTGCTACTCAGAATTAAGAAACTGAGAATAAAAAGGTATTTGGTCATGGTTAGGATTTTTCGGATTTGGCGATTACTGCTTTTAGGTTATTTAAGGTATTTACTTTATCGATAAACTGGGTGAAATTCTGGAATTGCTCACTAGGCCACTCCCCTTCGCGAATAATGAGAACTCTTTCTACTTCTATACTTTTATCTTCTTCGGAAGCGCTAATATTTATACTGAATTCTCCAAATTCTGAAGCGATCTCGTCACTTCCAGGTAATGCTTCGATCTCATAACCTTGCGGAATCTTAAAGCTGAAGTGATCTTTGTAGGTTTTTCCACGTTCGAACACAAAAGGCATGGTTCGCTCCTGTGAAGTTTTCTTCATGATGTTCCCCTGCTGAATAAAATTGAGCGGAACAAGTAATCTTTCCCCGGCAGGACTCGCCAGCCTGCTACCACTAAACTTCAGTTTCTCCTGAAATTGAATAGCTACACGGTCATCTTCAAAAGCAATGTTCTCAAAATGGAGATTCTGAAGTCTGCCCCATTCGTTTCTATAATATTTTTTGAGATTATCTTCCGTTTCTCTCTTTAATCCGTAGCGATCACCGTAGGGAATACCTTCCGAGATTCTGGTGAATTCCGCATCAAAATTGCCATTTTCATCCAGCTGAATATCGCATTCTATCGCCTGTACATTATCTGATACTTCATATTTTCTGGTACGTATGATCTCTCCACCTTCTTCTGTAACTCTTAGCGCGTAGCGATCATCTGTGAAGTCCCCCATATAGTTGAAAGGAGTAGTCTGGCTTGTACATTCCAACCACAGATCTGTTCCATCTTCCGCAGGAATATTGAGAATCACATGATTCCCCTGCATGATGGTGAAATCTGGCTCTATATCACGTTTTGAATCGCCTGCATGGATTACCGTGTAATAAGATTCGATTCCCTGACTTTTAAGCAAGGCTTTCGTATAGTTCGTTAATCCTTTACAGTCGCCATATCCCAGCCTGTCCACGTTCATGGCAGTTTCAGGTTCCCAGCCTCCAATGCCATATTGCACAGAAATATATCGGGTATTTTCCTGAACGTACTGGTAAATAAGCCTGGCTTTTTTTTCAATACTACTGGCAGAGCTGGTCAAATCTTCTATTTTCTTAATAGTGCTCTCCGGCAGATGATCATGTTCTGCAACCAGATTATCATACATCCATTTACCAAAATGTTTCCAGTCTCTGGTTTCTCCGGCAACACCCTTCAGCTCAAATTTTTCCATGCTAAATAGAAGGTTGGGTGTAGTATTGCGTAAAGACGGTTCGAAATCTTCGTGTTTTCTCGCTTTGATATTCCGAAGTTTATAAAGGAAATGATTCTTAACCGAATGATCTTCTATGGCAACCTTATCGAAATTGTTTTCCTGAAATCTTAGTGCATGCGCATCAGGGTTTTCAAGTTCGAAAATAGATTCTTCAATACTTACATTATAACCTTCCAGAGGAAACCATTGATCGAGAAATACAGTGTCTTCGTTTTCGAATTCACTGGTATAAATAACAGTATATGGATAGTTTCTGGCGTTATAATCCATATAACTAACCCTATTGTCTGCAAATAAGGTCCCTGAGCCAAAAGCACTAACGTCTGAAAAGTCCTTTTTCCTGAACTTTTCAACTTCATTTCCCATAGCGTCAATTATGATGGCCTGCTGTTTTGCTATCCCATCACCCTCATCGTAGTGCTGGTAAGCATCAATAAAGTATTCACCATTCTCATTGAAAACAGTGACAATGCGGGTAGTGTGTACGACCACTTTATCTATGTCTTCAACAACAAGTTTTGTGTGCATCTTGCGAACGACCGCATCTGCATTTTCCAATAATTCCGGGGAAATTTTTAAAATAGAATATTCTTGCTGGGAATACATGGAAGACATGCAGACCAGCAGCAAAAAAGTGATGATTCTTTTGCGCATTAAGCTGAAAAATAGGTTAGTTCAACCCGCAATATATAAAAAATTAACGCTTTTTAACGCTTTTCTTTCGAATCGATGATAATTGTTACTGGACCATCATTGAGCAAGGAAACTTTCATATCTCCTCCAAAGACTCCTACCCCAACACTTTTACCAAATTCTTTTTCGAAAGACTTTACAAAATCCTGATATAATGGTTCTGCAATATCAGGTTTGGCAGCATTAATAAAACTGGGCCTGTTCCCTTTTTTAGTACTGGCATGTAGGGTAAACTGACTTACTACAATAGCATCTCCATCTATAGTTTTGAGAGACTCATTCATTTTGCCCTCATCATCTCCGAAAATTCTCATGTTAATGATCTTACGGCAGAGCCAGTCGATATCTTCCTGGGTATCGCTCTCCTCTATTCCAAGTAGGATCAATAAACCATCGCGCATTACCGCGCACACTTTATGTTCTACGGTGACCGATGCTTTTGTGACTCGTTGTATTACTGCTCGCATTATTTCTGGTATTGATCTACTCTGTAGTTTTCATCTTCACCTTCCATGATCTGCAAATAACTTTTGTACCTGGACCAGGCGATCTCTCCTTCTTCAAGAGCATCTTTTACAGCGCATTTTGGTTCATTAAGATGCAGACAATTATGAAATTTACAATGTTGTTTTAGCTGAAAAAATTCCGGGAAATAGTCACCAATTTCTTCCTTGTCCATATCCACTACACCAAAACCTTTAATTCCGGGAGTATCTATGATTCTTGCATCAAATTGAAGGTCAAACATTTCAGCGAAAGTAGTGGTATGCTGCCCCTGGCTGTGCTGCCTGCTAATTTCGGAAGTTTTGAGATCGAGAGTAGGCTCTATAGCATTGATAAGAGTAGATTTTCCGGTACCACTATGACCAGAGATCATACTGGTCTTTCCAATCATCTTATCTTTTACTTTATCTACGTTTTTACCTTCTTTGGCTGAAATTCCAATACACTCATAGCCTGCACCGCGGTAAAGTTCTGCAAGGTATTTCACCTCAGCAAGTTCCTCAATGCTATAAGTATCTATTTTATTGAAAAGCAGTACTGCCGTGATAGCATAGGCTTCCGCAGTCACCAGAAAGCGGTCTATAAAAGTGGTTAAAGTGGGCGGATTATTAAGGGTAATAAGCAAGAAAACCTGGTCGACATTTGAAGCAATTATATGAGTTTGCTTTGAAAGATTAACCGACTTCCGGATAATATAGTTTTCCCGTTCGATGATCTTTTTGATAACCCCGGTTTCCTCCTCGCCATCTTCCACATCAAATCTTACGACATCTCCAACGGCAACAGGATTTGTACTTTTAATTCCCTGTATCCTGAACTTTCCTTTGATCCGGCATTGGTAAAATCGGCCATTCTCGGCTTTTACATGATACCAGCTCCCGGTAGACTTATAAACTACTCCCTGCATTAAGCTAAACTATTCATATCTAATAATTTCTTTCCGCAAATTTAGGCATTAATTTATGAAGCTACCGGGTAGCGTGAAATCATCCCTTATACATCAAGGATTTTCTGTTGGTGATTAATAGATTCCTGGTGAATGGCTTTGAATAATCTTAAAACGAATTCTTCACTCAGGCCTTTATCTTCACCTTCCAGAACCATTTTCCCAAGGATCTCGTTCCATCTTTTAGTTTGCAGAATGGCTACGTTCTGGTCTTTCTTTACCTGTCCTATTTCTTCGGAAATTTTCATACGTTTAGATAAGATCTCCAGAATCTGACTATCGGTAATATCAATCTTAGAACGCAAAGCTGTTAGCTTATTCTGAAAATCCTGACTGGCAGAGATCTCTTTTCTAACCTTTAGATCTTCCATCATCTGGATCAAAGTAGCTGGTGTAATTTGTTGCGCCGCATCACTCCAAGCTTTATCCGGAGTATGGTGAGTTTCCACCATGATTCCGTCGAAATTAAGATCCAGTCCTGTTTGGCAAAGATCAAAGATGATATCTCTTCTTCCTGCGATATGGGATGGATCCAGGATTAAAGGAAGGTCCGGGAATTTATTTTGTAGTTCGATAGGAATCTGCCATTCCGGGTTGTTACGGTACTTCGTTTTCTCGTAAGCAGAGAAGCCACGATGTATTACACCAAGGTTGTTGATATCTGCCGTGTGTAAGCGCTCAACCGCTCCCAGCCACAAAGCAAGATCTGGATTTACAGGGTTTTTTACCAGTACGATCTTATCAGTTCCTTTCAAAGCATCTGCGATCTCCTGTACTATAAATGGAGAAACCGTTGTTCGCGCTCCAATCCAGAGAATATCTACATCATGTTTTAATGCAAGATCAACATGGTTCGGGTTGGCAACTTCAGTAGTAGTTAGCATTCCGGTTTCCTCTTTCGCCTTCTGAAGCCATTTTAGACCCAGTGCTCCAACACCTTCGAAATTCCCAGGGCGAGTTCTTGGTTTCCAGATTCCTGCACGTAAAACAGTCGCGTCACTATCTTTTAACTGGTGAGCGATCGTTAATACCTGCTCTTCGGTTTCTGCACTACAAGGCCCTGCGATCACCAACGGGTGAGACAGGTTGAAGTTGTCTAACCATCCTCTGAGTTCTTTTTTATTTTCCATTCTCCTGTAATTTTAATTCTTCGTTCTTATTTATTCCGTTTAATACTTCTTTTATATGATTGGTTCGATCCATTTCCTGGTAAAGCTGATCGAAATTGTCTTCCTGCATCAATTTCCTGAAATTCTGAAGATTCAGAATATATTCATCAAGAGTTTCCAGGACATTTTTTTTATTCTGACTGAAGATCGGTGCCCACATGGCCGGTGAACTTTTAGCAAGTCTCACGGTGGAGGCAAATCCACTACCAGCAAGGTCGAAAATATCCCGCTCGTTCTTTTCCTTTTCCAGTACTGTTTTTCCCAGCATAAAGGAACTAATGTGCGATAAATGAGAAACATAAGCTATATGACGATCATGTGAACGGGCATCCATATATCGTATTCTCATTCCTATCTTCTGAAATACCTCTAAAGCTTTTTCCTGAAGTTTGAAAGCAGTCTTTTCTACTTCGCAGATAATATTGGTCTTATTTCTGAATAATCCATGAATTGCAGCCTGCGGACCAGAAAACTCTGTTCCCGCGATTGGATGTGCTGCCAGAAAGTTTCTTCTTTTCGCATGATCCTCGACTACCTGGCAAATATTCTCTTTAGTCGACCCTGCATCTATCACCACGCAATCATCTTTTACTCTATCCAGGATTTCAGGAAGAACTTTAATGCTGGCATCTACTGGAATTGCAAGATAAACAAGGTCGGCTTCATGAATATCTTCTATCGTAGACATTCTATCGATAAGACCTAGTTCAAGCGCCTGCTTCAGGTGATCCTCATTTCCATCTATTCCGGCAATACTAATTCCAGGAATACCGGCTTTTAGATCCAGCGCGAAACTGCCGCCAATTAATCCAATTCCTACTATAAATACCTTCATGATCTAATTCTTTTTAAAGCTTCATCGATCATTTCTTCCGTAGCACAAAGGGAGAAACGAACATAATCTCTTCCCTGCTCACCAAATATAAAACCCGGAGTTACGAACAGATTTTTATCATACAACAATTCATCAACCAGGCTTTCTGCACTTTTACCTGCAGGAGCCTTCGCCCAAACAAAAAGTCCAGACTGCCCCGGGGCTGCTTCACAATTCAATGTTTTTACCAGTTCCAGAACTTTCTTTTTTCTTGAACTGTATAACTCGTTTAAATTTACAAACCATTCATCTGAAAGTTGAAGTGCCTTTACTGCCCCAGCCTGCAAAGGATAGAACATACCACTGTCCATATTGGATTTTACTTTTAGAACAGCTTCAATACTTTTTGAACTTCCGGCGAGCATTCCAACTCTCCAGCCAGCCATATTAAAACTTTTACTTAGCGAATTAAGTTCCATCACGTAGTCGCTCCTTTTATGGGAATCTAGAATACTCAAAGGTTCTGTATTCTGAATAAAACTATATGGATTATCATTGACTACCAGAATTTCATTCTTTTCAGCAAAAGCGGTCAGTTTTTCAAAGAAGTCTGCAGTCGCCTTGGTTCCCGTAGGCATATGCGGATAATTCACCCACATGATCTTTACATTTTCAAGTCCCTGTTGCTCTAATGCTTCCAGGTCTGGCAACCAGTTCTGCGATTCATCCAAAGTGTATTTCTGAACTTCTGCCTGTAGTAAGCCGGAAACTGAAGTATAGGTAGGATAACCTGGATCCGGGACTAAAACTTTGTCTCCTTTATTCAGGAATGCCATGGAAATATGCATAATCCCTTCCTTGCTTCCCATGAGCGGAAGAATTTCATTTTCAGCATCCAGATTTACATGATAATACCGAGAATAAAAAGCTATCATAGCATTTCTTAGTTCCGGAATTCCTTTATATGGCTGGTATTGATGCGCTTTGGAATGTTTTAGCCCATTTTGCATCGCATCAATTACTTGCTGCGGTGGTGCAAGATCCGGACTTCCAATTCCAAGATTGATTACCGGTTTGCCCTGTTCTCGCAAAGCTGCCACTTCCCTTAATTTTTTGGAGAAGTAGTATTCCTGTACGCTTTCCAGTCTTTCTGCTGTCTTCATGACAATCTGCTTTTGTATATTCCTAATATGTTCAGGTCCTCGGTCATTAATCTCAATACATCCATCGCACGATCAAAATCTTCGCTTTTATCAAAGATCACATCTACGAAAAATGAATATTTCCAGGGCTCGTCTATGATTGGCAATGACTGTATCTTGGTTAGATTCAAATAGGAATCACGTAGGATATTGAGTACTGAAACCAGGCTTCCACGATCACTCTTTAAATCAAATTTTAAAGATGCTTTATCAAGAATTTCACCATTCGGCTTTTGTTCTTCTGTTCCCAGAACCAGAAATCTGGTGGTATTGGATTTGATCGTATGAATGCCTGAAGCTAGAATTTCGAGTCCGTACATACTTGCCGCCGCAGGACTTGCTACCGCCGCAACTTTCAGTTTTTTTTCTGAAGAAATTCTACGGGCGGCCTCTGCAGTATCTGCATCTTCGATCAACTTAATATGCGGATGTTTTTTAAAAAAATCCTTGCACTGCAATAAAGCCATAGGATGAGAATATACTTTTTTGATATCCTCTATTTTCTGACCTTTCACCGCCATCAAATTCATATTCACCGGAGTGTAATGCTCTCCAATGACCTTTAACTTGTATTCATCAATCAGGGCATAATTAGGAAGAATAGAGCCTGCAATACTGTTTTCGATAGCCATCACTGCTTCTGTGGTGCCACCTGAGGCTAGCGCTGTAGTGAGTTCCTGAAATGACATATGTTCAGCCACAGCAGTTTGCTCTCCAAAATAGTCCATCACCACGAGGTGATGAAAAGATCCTTTAATACCCTGAATTCCGACTTTTCTCATTTTTTTCCAAAAAAAAAGTCCCGATCTAAGATCGAGACTTTTATATAATTTTAGCTTACTTAATCATATAGCATTCCCGATTCTATTCCTGGTATAGAAATAAAAATAATAGAATGCGTTCCAGTTAATTAAGCTTGTCATTTCAATAATTATGAATTACTAAAGTAGTACTAATATTCAAGACTCAAAATTAAACGGGATCCAAATTGGAACTTTTCCCATATTCGGAAAATTGATGTGAATTATTTACAGATTACGATTTAATACCTCAAAATTGACTGCTAACATTGAAAGATAATCAGTGAGTTCTCTGAAGATTTATTCCTAATTTTGATCTCAATCTATGTCTATACAAGTAAATAATATATCAAAAAGCTTCGGAGATCAGCAGGCGCTAGAAAATGTAAGCTTTGAAATTGGCCGCGGTGAGATCGTTGGATTCCTTGGACCTAATGGTGCGGGAAAATCTACTTTGATGAAGATTCTTACTGGCTACCTTTCTGCAGATTCCGGGGAAGCCAAGATCAATGATTTCACGCTGGATACTCAGCTGGCAGATCTTCAGCGAAGTATTGGATATCTGCCTGAGCACAATCCACTATATACTGAAATGTATGTTCGGGAGTACCTGCAGTTCCATGCATCCATATTTTCAGCTCCGAAGGACAGGATCGAAGAAGTCATTAATCTTACCGGGCTTTCACCTGAAGCAAACAAAAAAATAGAACAGCTATCGAAAGGATACCGGCAACGTGTTGGACTTGCGGCTGCGCTATTGCATGATCCCGAGGTATTGATCCTGGATGAACCTACTACTGGTCTCGATCCGAATCAGTTGGTTGAAATAAGATCATTAATTAGTTCTATTGGAAAAGACGGCAAGGATGGTAAGCGGGGAAAAACCGTATTTCTTTCCACTCATATTATGCGTGAGGTGGAAGCCATCTGTGACCGGGTCATCATTATTAATAATGGAAAGATCGTCGCCGATAAGTATCTCAAAGATCTTAGGAATGAAAAAGAACAGGTGATCTTTGTAGAATTCGACTATCGAATTGAAGAAATTGCTCTTCAAAAGATCCCTGGAATGATCTCTGCAAAAAATACCGGCGGCTTTACCTATGAGCTAATTTTTGATTCCAATAAAGACATGCGTCCGGCTGTTTTTGATTTCGCCCATGATAACGGACTCAAAACGCTACAGCTAAATCAAAAGACCAAGAACCTGGAAACTCTGTTTGCTGAACTTACCCAAAAATAGCATCGAGCGAGCACAGGTTCAATAACCCAAGGCTACAGTTATAGCTCTAAAACTGCCTTTTAGTTGTTTGCGTTAGGGATTGTAGCGGCATCCTTTGGACACGAGGCTGAGCTTGTCGAGGGATTGTGTTCAAAGATATAGCGGAAAGCCCGGCCCAAAGGGAAACGCCCAAATTTTTAAAGATCTCTGCAGTAGTTACCTGGAAACTTTGTTTGCTGAACTTACCCAAAAATAAAATCAATCGACAAGTTAAAGGACCTAAGTTTCAACTCTAGTCCTGTTTAGTAAAATTTTGCGTTAGGGATTGCAGCGGCATCCTTTTAACACGAGGCTGAGCTTGTCGAGGCTTCATGTTAAAAGATAAAGCGGAAAGCCCGGCCCAAAGGGAAACGCACAAATCTGAAAAATCATTGAACTATTCAAAAATCAATCTGCCTTCAAAATGTTCCGTTACATCAACATCTGCCGGCCTGTTTACCGAAATAATATCTCCATAACTAAAAAGATCGGCTTTCAAAGATTGTTGCGGATTAATGATCAACTTATTCGTCCCGCGATGTAAAAGGTCATAATGCAGTACGACAAGATCTCTAGCTTCCAACCTGGAATCTCCAGCTGCAAAGAAGCCGTCAAAATTTTCTACGCTTCCAGAAAGAAAGAAATGCGAATAATTATCGCTGGTGATCCGGAAGTTCTTTACTTCAAGATCCAGTGTAAAATCACCATTGGTATAAACCTCAATATCTTTATCCTGATTTTCGGAAACCAACCAAAGCTCATCCAAGCGTAAAGTTCCAACACTTTCTATCATCAAATTTCCTGCGTGTCTTAAGTAAGTAAGATCGGGAACAGTGACATAAACTTTGGTTATATTAAAATCACGCACAAAATTACAATCGTTCTCGTTTCGTAAAACCAACTGACCATCGATCACTTTAGCCGAGACCTCATTCCGAAGATTTTCACCGGTTTCAATAATAACTTTTTGCGTTTCTCCCTGTTCGATAAACAATTTGATCTTATCATAAACCAGGATCTCGTCAAAACTTTCAAGTACTATTTCTTCGGAAGTGATCGCGCCAGCTTTCTGAAAACAGTCATTGGCATCTTCAGAATCACAACTCCAGAGTACTATTCCGAAGAATAAAAATATCAGTTTTTTCATAATCTGTAACCTATTGAAAATTCTACTGCTTCCGCATTTGCTCCATGGGATCTAACTGTGACCGAAGCCCACCAGTCTTTAGAAAAATCACGTTGCAAACCCATTCGGTTGTAAACTCTATCCACATAATCATCATATGGATAGTAAGCATAATACCCAAGATGCGTGATCAGGGAGATTTTATTGAAAGTGAGTTTGTGACCTAGAAATAATCCCACTCGCTTAGCATCCTCATCGCCTGAAGTTCCTTTCTGCGGAAATGCTATCGACTGATACCTGATAAATTCTTCCAGAGACCTTGAAAAGAAAAGCTCTGCTCCTCCATGCAGCGTACTTCTGTGATTCAGAACTTTATCTGCATACGCTGAAACCGTCAAAAATGGCAATCTTGGAGAACCTATCACCCCTGAAGTATTCACACCACTTCGAACAGCAAAATTATAATGAAAAGGTTCGGTATATTTTTCTTCCTCTCCTCTCGGGATATAGTCGGGATGCTCCTTATGGTCCAGCAGGTAATTAACTCCTACGTTGAAAGTGAAGGTATTTGTACTATGATTTGGAGAACCCATATCTGCATTGGAATAATGTATAATGGTTACTCCTGCATTCATTCCCAATCCGCCTACGATCTTTTCCTTGTGAATATTTCCCATTAAATAGGTAGAACTCAAAAAGCGGGTTCCGTAGGCATTATTCTGATAATTGGTATCAGCATCGTAAGGATCTGTGGTATAAGCTACTCCCTGGCCTATTCGAAACATCAGCAATCGCTGCAGGAAATAGAAACTGAAATGACCGTAAACAGAATAATTCTCTCCGAGATACTGATTCTTCATATTCTGATAGATAAAAGAATATCCAAAATCAGGATAATTATACCTGCTTTCCCATTTTTCGAGTCCGTAGGTTTTCCGGTTCACGCTCAGTAAAAAACCTTCCTGGTGCTCATCGATCAAATGTGCAATATCCGGGTTGTGTTCAAGGATACTTCCATAAAAATAGCTGGCATCGAAGGAATAATATTTTTCAGGTTTTTCTTCCTGTGCCTGTATGAACAAGCTGAAAAACATGAGGAGAGCGGGGAGAATTCTTTTCATACGGAGACAAATCTAACATATTTACGAATATTATTCCGTTAGAGTTTGAACTTAGAA contains:
- a CDS encoding transglutaminase family protein translates to MRKRIITFLLLVCMSSMYSQQEYSILKISPELLENADAVVRKMHTKLVVEDIDKVVVHTTRIVTVFNENGEYFIDAYQHYDEGDGIAKQQAIIIDAMGNEVEKFRKKDFSDVSAFGSGTLFADNRVSYMDYNARNYPYTVIYTSEFENEDTVFLDQWFPLEGYNVSIEESIFELENPDAHALRFQENNFDKVAIEDHSVKNHFLYKLRNIKARKHEDFEPSLRNTTPNLLFSMEKFELKGVAGETRDWKHFGKWMYDNLVAEHDHLPESTIKKIEDLTSSASSIEKKARLIYQYVQENTRYISVQYGIGGWEPETAMNVDRLGYGDCKGLTNYTKALLKSQGIESYYTVIHAGDSKRDIEPDFTIMQGNHVILNIPAEDGTDLWLECTSQTTPFNYMGDFTDDRYALRVTEEGGEIIRTRKYEVSDNVQAIECDIQLDENGNFDAEFTRISEGIPYGDRYGLKRETEDNLKKYYRNEWGRLQNLHFENIAFEDDRVAIQFQEKLKFSGSRLASPAGERLLVPLNFIQQGNIMKKTSQERTMPFVFERGKTYKDHFSFKIPQGYEIEALPGSDEIASEFGEFSINISASEEDKSIEVERVLIIREGEWPSEQFQNFTQFIDKVNTLNNLKAVIAKSEKS
- a CDS encoding acyloxyacyl hydrolase — encoded protein: MKRILPALLMFFSLFIQAQEEKPEKYYSFDASYFYGSILEHNPDIAHLIDEHQEGFLLSVNRKTYGLEKWESRYNYPDFGYSFIYQNMKNQYLGENYSVYGHFSFYFLQRLLMFRIGQGVAYTTDPYDADTNYQNNAYGTRFLSSTYLMGNIHKEKIVGGLGMNAGVTIIHYSNADMGSPNHSTNTFTFNVGVNYLLDHKEHPDYIPRGEEEKYTEPFHYNFAVRSGVNTSGVIGSPRLPFLTVSAYADKVLNHRSTLHGGAELFFSRSLEEFIRYQSIAFPQKGTSGDEDAKRVGLFLGHKLTFNKISLITHLGYYAYYPYDDYVDRVYNRMGLQRDFSKDWWASVTVRSHGANAEAVEFSIGYRL
- the rsgA gene encoding ribosome small subunit-dependent GTPase A; the protein is MQGVVYKSTGSWYHVKAENGRFYQCRIKGKFRIQGIKSTNPVAVGDVVRFDVEDGEEETGVIKKIIERENYIIRKSVNLSKQTHIIASNVDQVFLLITLNNPPTLTTFIDRFLVTAEAYAITAVLLFNKIDTYSIEELAEVKYLAELYRGAGYECIGISAKEGKNVDKVKDKMIGKTSMISGHSGTGKSTLINAIEPTLDLKTSEISRQHSQGQHTTTFAEMFDLQFDARIIDTPGIKGFGVVDMDKEEIGDYFPEFFQLKQHCKFHNCLHLNEPKCAVKDALEEGEIAWSRYKSYLQIMEGEDENYRVDQYQK
- a CDS encoding head GIN domain-containing protein; this encodes MKKLIFLFFGIVLWSCDSEDANDCFQKAGAITSEEIVLESFDEILVYDKIKLFIEQGETQKVIIETGENLRNEVSAKVIDGQLVLRNENDCNFVRDFNITKVYVTVPDLTYLRHAGNLMIESVGTLRLDELWLVSENQDKDIEVYTNGDFTLDLEVKNFRITSDNYSHFFLSGSVENFDGFFAAGDSRLEARDLVVLHYDLLHRGTNKLIINPQQSLKADLFSYGDIISVNRPADVDVTEHFEGRLIFE
- a CDS encoding prephenate dehydrogenase, translated to MKVFIVGIGLIGGSFALDLKAGIPGISIAGIDGNEDHLKQALELGLIDRMSTIEDIHEADLVYLAIPVDASIKVLPEILDRVKDDCVVIDAGSTKENICQVVEDHAKRRNFLAAHPIAGTEFSGPQAAIHGLFRNKTNIICEVEKTAFKLQEKALEVFQKIGMRIRYMDARSHDRHIAYVSHLSHISSFMLGKTVLEKEKNERDIFDLAGSGFASTVRLAKSSPAMWAPIFSQNKKNVLETLDEYILNLQNFRKLMQEDNFDQLYQEMDRTNHIKEVLNGINKNEELKLQENGK
- a CDS encoding prephenate dehydratase, translating into MRKVGIQGIKGSFHHLVVMDYFGEQTAVAEHMSFQELTTALASGGTTEAVMAIENSIAGSILPNYALIDEYKLKVIGEHYTPVNMNLMAVKGQKIEDIKKVYSHPMALLQCKDFFKKHPHIKLIEDADTAEAARRISSEKKLKVAAVASPAAASMYGLEILASGIHTIKSNTTRFLVLGTEEQKPNGEILDKASLKFDLKSDRGSLVSVLNILRDSYLNLTKIQSLPIIDEPWKYSFFVDVIFDKSEDFDRAMDVLRLMTEDLNILGIYKSRLS
- the gldA gene encoding gliding motility-associated ABC transporter ATP-binding subunit GldA is translated as MSIQVNNISKSFGDQQALENVSFEIGRGEIVGFLGPNGAGKSTLMKILTGYLSADSGEAKINDFTLDTQLADLQRSIGYLPEHNPLYTEMYVREYLQFHASIFSAPKDRIEEVINLTGLSPEANKKIEQLSKGYRQRVGLAAALLHDPEVLILDEPTTGLDPNQLVEIRSLISSIGKDGKDGKRGKTVFLSTHIMREVEAICDRVIIINNGKIVADKYLKDLRNEKEQVIFVEFDYRIEEIALQKIPGMISAKNTGGFTYELIFDSNKDMRPAVFDFAHDNGLKTLQLNQKTKNLETLFAELTQK
- the dtd gene encoding D-aminoacyl-tRNA deacylase; this encodes MRAVIQRVTKASVTVEHKVCAVMRDGLLILLGIEESDTQEDIDWLCRKIINMRIFGDDEGKMNESLKTIDGDAIVVSQFTLHASTKKGNRPSFINAAKPDIAEPLYQDFVKSFEKEFGKSVGVGVFGGDMKVSLLNDGPVTIIIDSKEKR
- a CDS encoding bifunctional 3-deoxy-7-phosphoheptulonate synthase/chorismate mutase type II: MENKKELRGWLDNFNLSHPLVIAGPCSAETEEQVLTIAHQLKDSDATVLRAGIWKPRTRPGNFEGVGALGLKWLQKAKEETGMLTTTEVANPNHVDLALKHDVDILWIGARTTVSPFIVQEIADALKGTDKIVLVKNPVNPDLALWLGAVERLHTADINNLGVIHRGFSAYEKTKYRNNPEWQIPIELQNKFPDLPLILDPSHIAGRRDIIFDLCQTGLDLNFDGIMVETHHTPDKAWSDAAQQITPATLIQMMEDLKVRKEISASQDFQNKLTALRSKIDITDSQILEILSKRMKISEEIGQVKKDQNVAILQTKRWNEILGKMVLEGEDKGLSEEFVLRLFKAIHQESINHQQKILDV
- a CDS encoding aminotransferase class I/II-fold pyridoxal phosphate-dependent enzyme is translated as MKTAERLESVQEYYFSKKLREVAALREQGKPVINLGIGSPDLAPPQQVIDAMQNGLKHSKAHQYQPYKGIPELRNAMIAFYSRYYHVNLDAENEILPLMGSKEGIMHISMAFLNKGDKVLVPDPGYPTYTSVSGLLQAEVQKYTLDESQNWLPDLEALEQQGLENVKIMWVNYPHMPTGTKATADFFEKLTAFAEKNEILVVNDNPYSFIQNTEPLSILDSHKRSDYVMELNSLSKSFNMAGWRVGMLAGSSKSIEAVLKVKSNMDSGMFYPLQAGAVKALQLSDEWFVNLNELYSSRKKKVLELVKTLNCEAAPGQSGLFVWAKAPAGKSAESLVDELLYDKNLFVTPGFIFGEQGRDYVRFSLCATEEMIDEALKRIRS